Proteins from a genomic interval of Methanoplanus endosymbiosus:
- a CDS encoding pentapeptide repeat-containing protein translates to MEEKSLFKLLIIAVALLAVSAIGNIVLYTSFIDAQDQSPIYQVSGSTVVNNNENTPKELSYLDYSGTMMEGADLSNAAGYKAVFTGADLRNADLHGARFTLADFSGADLSNTDLIGVKFDYANLKGANLQDADLRYADLRGAELDNADLTGAIIEGADIRWVTGNFTR, encoded by the coding sequence ATGGAAGAAAAAAGCCTGTTTAAGTTACTCATAATTGCAGTTGCCCTTCTTGCAGTATCTGCAATTGGCAATATCGTCCTTTATACCTCGTTTATTGATGCACAGGATCAGTCACCCATATACCAGGTCTCCGGCAGTACAGTTGTGAATAATAACGAAAATACTCCAAAGGAACTGTCATATCTTGATTATTCCGGCACTATGATGGAGGGTGCCGACCTCTCAAACGCTGCCGGGTATAAAGCAGTCTTCACCGGAGCCGACCTCAGAAATGCTGACCTGCACGGTGCAAGATTTACACTTGCAGACTTTTCAGGGGCAGACCTCTCAAATACAGATCTTATAGGTGTTAAATTTGATTATGCGAACCTTAAAGGAGCAAACCTTCAGGATGCCGACTTAAGATATGCAGATCTCCGGGGCGCAGAGCTTGACAATGCCGACCTCACAGGAGCCATCATTGAAGGAGCAGATATACGCTGGGTAACAGGCAATTTTACAAGGTAA
- a CDS encoding DUF2070 family protein — MGCSQESRLEGLSRLIVTPQDWKKSVLFIILAGICIDLLGYAGIFTMKSENFVLPFFGIACFTLPGIFSVFMTNFLLSSYGRKISRNWSALISAACVGVSIIFSFLPLTIFWDDLEFFFAISIAAVFSLRIIALLVLADSRFSHVFFPAFSQSLFAGFMGTIFFPDEFFAFTFLLQLFFGGGMFLIVWLIERPLKMSFGVSALGMANAFMAHVNDGSKALDAIFSELGEEVFVPQVTLFFKREGRDEIIFTVPNVHPGPLGEIGGSNLPFILNGLLGKNTVVPHGAATHDFNPVSSDEISKIADAVEDTRKDLVFSGKASRMVHFDEKPVHATAQVFGDSLLIIASRSPEITDDLDFSVGLAIMEGGRRYFRNTAFVDGHNSMKDIAPAVHSGSKKAIEYMRTAEVAAGSMHGMDTFSFETGIFAVKLPFGRERGFGDLGIQAFAVRAGGKISVYLIFDGNNMVSGLRERIIDLVVSETDADACEVMTTDTHVVNIVSGKNPVGGAVPFEDFSEYILAAVRGATADLAPSEVAGSTAWCDGIKVFGSHKISQLASSAGAMIGLLIPVAVIILILSLLTTVLVYMVLLI; from the coding sequence ATGGGATGTTCACAGGAGAGCCGGCTTGAGGGGCTGTCACGCCTCATTGTCACACCGCAGGACTGGAAGAAGTCTGTATTGTTCATTATACTTGCCGGAATCTGCATTGATCTGCTCGGATATGCCGGTATATTCACAATGAAGAGTGAGAATTTTGTCCTGCCCTTCTTTGGCATAGCATGCTTCACTCTGCCGGGAATCTTCTCGGTTTTCATGACCAATTTTCTGCTCTCATCATATGGCAGAAAGATAAGCCGTAACTGGTCTGCCCTTATCTCTGCTGCCTGCGTCGGTGTGAGCATTATATTCTCCTTTCTTCCGCTTACAATATTCTGGGATGATCTTGAATTTTTCTTTGCGATATCAATCGCCGCTGTATTTTCCCTAAGAATAATTGCCCTTCTTGTCCTTGCCGACAGCAGGTTCTCCCATGTATTCTTCCCGGCATTTTCACAGAGCCTCTTTGCCGGATTTATGGGCACAATATTCTTTCCGGATGAGTTCTTCGCCTTTACATTTCTGCTTCAGTTATTCTTCGGCGGCGGTATGTTTCTCATCGTCTGGCTCATTGAAAGGCCGCTTAAGATGAGTTTTGGTGTGAGTGCCCTTGGAATGGCAAATGCCTTTATGGCGCATGTGAATGACGGTTCTAAGGCTCTTGATGCGATATTTTCAGAGCTTGGCGAGGAGGTTTTTGTCCCGCAGGTGACACTGTTCTTTAAAAGGGAGGGCAGGGATGAGATTATCTTTACAGTGCCCAATGTCCATCCCGGCCCTCTGGGTGAGATCGGTGGCAGTAATCTCCCGTTTATTCTGAATGGTCTTCTTGGAAAAAATACTGTTGTACCGCATGGTGCTGCCACACATGACTTCAATCCTGTATCCTCTGATGAGATATCAAAGATTGCTGATGCGGTTGAAGATACCAGAAAGGATCTTGTATTTTCCGGAAAGGCAAGCCGCATGGTTCATTTTGATGAAAAGCCTGTCCATGCAACTGCACAGGTTTTTGGCGACTCACTCCTGATTATTGCCTCCCGCTCTCCTGAGATAACTGATGATCTCGACTTCTCAGTCGGCCTTGCCATTATGGAGGGCGGGCGGAGATATTTTAGGAATACTGCCTTTGTTGACGGGCATAACAGTATGAAAGATATTGCTCCGGCAGTTCATTCCGGTTCAAAAAAGGCCATTGAGTATATGCGTACTGCGGAAGTGGCTGCCGGAAGTATGCACGGGATGGATACTTTCAGCTTTGAGACCGGAATTTTCGCTGTTAAACTTCCGTTCGGGCGTGAGCGTGGATTTGGTGATCTCGGTATTCAGGCATTTGCAGTCCGTGCGGGTGGGAAAATCTCTGTTTATCTCATCTTTGACGGGAATAATATGGTGAGCGGGCTTAGGGAGAGGATAATTGACCTTGTTGTCAGTGAGACTGATGCTGATGCCTGTGAGGTTATGACGACTGATACCCATGTTGTCAATATTGTCTCCGGAAAAAATCCCGTTGGCGGTGCTGTGCCTTTTGAAGACTTTTCAGAGTATATTCTTGCTGCTGTAAGGGGAGCGACAGCTGATCTTGCGCCGTCAGAGGTTGCCGGTTCGACTGCATGGTGTGACGGGATAAAGGTGTTTGGTTCGCATAAGATCTCTCAGCTTGCAAGTTCGGCAGGAGCTATGATAGGTCTTTTAATTCCGGTTGCTGTGATTATTCTTATCCTCTCACTGCTGACCACGGTTCTTGTCTATATGGTCCTGCTGATCTGA